The genome window TTcctgcaaaataaaaatatagtaacCAAACAGCGGCCTTGATATCCATTCTCAATCATAATCAACATCTTGTTGAGTGTTGTCCTTGCAAATAACAATAGTGTTATTTTATCCATTCTCAATCATAACCATGCCATTAAAGTTGTCCTATTTGGTAAACGCACATGAATGGTTATATATCAAACACATCACAAGagggaaaatatttaatatagaagagataattttgtGGCTTCCAAACATTCATAAATAgcattttgttcaaataaattgCAATAAGAACAAACAAGTTAACAAttatagggacaacccttccacGTTCATCAATTGCATAATCGTCTTCGGCACTGCGTTTTTGATCCCGAGGTGCGCCACCACGTCCACGAACCTCTTGTGAAGCTGCAGGGTCCACACTAGTTGCAGTCGCTTCACTGTCGTTCGCTTCGCTGAGGTCTCCGTTCGAGAATCCGACCTCGAGTCTTTGCAATCGGTGTCATCGTTGTCTTCCTTGTCGTTGACGTCTCCATCGCCATTGTAGTgctggttgttgttgttgttggagaaGAAGGCATGCTGCATGGTCCTGTCACTGCGGATTGTGGAGAGCGTGTTGCACGAGCCGCGTTTGACGTTGAGGACAATTCGGTGGGGCTCTAGTGACATACTGAAGGCCGCTGCAAGCTCCGACTGGTTGACGGTGACGTGGTCCTTGTGGACACAAGTTATGAAATGGAAGTGTGTGTGATAGATGTATACAAAGGGAtacaaatagttttaaaatgatCTTTATAAAATTGTCATTATCGAAATTGATTATATTATGAAATTATCATTGTATAcaaattctaagacaatttttaaaaactgttaTC of Glycine soja cultivar W05 chromosome 1, ASM419377v2, whole genome shotgun sequence contains these proteins:
- the LOC114393751 gene encoding transcription factor LUX-like, which codes for MSLEPHRIVLNVKRGSCNTLSTIRSDRTMQHAFFSNNNNNQHYNGDGDVNDKEDNDDTDCKDSRSDSRTETSAKRTTVKRLQLVWTLQLHKRFVDVVAHLGIKNAVPKTIMQLMNVEGLSL